TCGTCGCCCACGACGTCACGGCGCAGGTCATCGGCGATCGAGCAGAGCGCGTCCAGCGCGGGCCCGTCGGCGTGCAGCAGGGCGAGGGCCTCGCCGTCGGTGAGCCTCACCGGGTCGTCCGCGGCCGTGGCCAGGGCCTGCCGCACGTCGGTGTCGATCCGCGACGGCACCATGCCGGGCGCCGCCGCCTCGCGCAGCGCTCCCCAGTCCCCGTACACCTCGTCGAAGTCCTCGCGGCGGTCCGAGCTCCGCCCGTCGGTGTCGATCGTGCGGTGCAGATCGGTCCGTCCGCTCGCGGTGAAGCCCTCGTCCGGCTCCTGCCAGGGCAGGCCCGCGGGCGTCGCCTCCTCGTCCGCGAGACCGGTGCCGGGATCGGCCAGGGCCCGTACGTGCGGCAGCAGCCGGGGGTCCAGCCAGGGTTCGCCGCGCCGGACGAACTCCGGGTACACGGCGAGCCGCTCCCGCAGCCGGAAGCCGGCGGCCGCCGACCGCTCGGCGAGCACGTCGATCTGGGGCCAGGGGCGCTCGGGGTTGACGTGGTCGGGTGTCAGCGGGGACACCCCGCCCCAGTCGTCGATACCGGCGGCGATGAGCCGGCCGTACTCCTCGTCCACCAGGTTCGGCGGCGCCTGGAGGCAGCCGGAGGGGCCCATGACGTGCCGGGCGACGGCGATGGTGGCGACCAGGTCGTCCAGCTCGGCGTCCGGCATGCCGCGCATGGCCGTGTCGGGCTTGGCGCGGAAGTTCTGGATGATCAGTTCCTGGATGCCGTGGTAGGCGCGGGAGACCCGGCGCAGCGCGAACAGCGAGTCCGCGCGCTCCTCGTACGTCTCACCGATCCCGATGAGCAGCCCGCTGGTGAACGGGACGGAGCTGCGCCCGGCGTCCTCCAGCACCCGCAGCCGCACCGCCGGCTCCTTGTCGGGCGATCCGTGGTGCGGGCCGCCGGGCTCGGACCAGAGCCGGGTGGCGGTGGTCTCCAGCATCATGCCCATGGAGGGCGCGACGGGCTTGAGCCGCTGGAAGTCCGTCCAGGTCAGCACGCCGGGGTTGAGGTGGGGCAGCAGCCCGGTCTCCTCCAGGACGCGGATCGCCATGGCCCGTACATAGGCGATGGTGTCGTCGTACCCCTCCGCCTCGAGCCACTCGCGCGCCTCGGGCCAGCGGTCCTCCGGCTTGTCGCCGAGGGTGATGAGCGCTTCCTTGCAGCCCAGCTCCGCCCCGCGCCGCGCGATGTCCAGCACCTCGTCGGGCGACATGAACGGCCCCAGGCCGGCCCGGCGGAGCTTGCCGGGCACGGTGGCGAAGGTGCAGTAGTGGCACTTGTCCCGGCACAGTCGCGTGAGCGGGATGAAGACGCTCTTCGAGTACGTGATGACCCCGGGACGCCCCGCGGCCTCCAGACCGGCGTCCCGCACCCGTGCCGCGGACGCGCACAGGTCCTCCAGGTCCGCGCCGCGCGCCTGCAGCAGCACGGCGGCCTCGCCGGCGTCGAGCGCGACACCGTCCCGGGCCCGCCTGAGAGCACGGCGCATGGCGTTGGCGGCCGGACGCCCCGCCTGGTCTCCGGCCCGGTCTCCGCCCTGGTGATCCGTCATGCAGCGAGCATACGAGCGCGGTCCGACAGCGGAACGGGGGGTACGGGCGTATGCGCCGAAAACGGCCGGGATACGAGGGCCGGGGAGGCGCCCCCGGCGGGGCCCGTGAGGCGCTGCGCGGCCGAACCTGGCCCTCGGCGGGTTCGACCGCACGCACAGAGGTTCCCGGAAGGCCCGAAACACTGCGAGTCGTACGGGAATTACGCGTTGCGATCGGGAACGAGCCCATGCCAGCATTCCCGGGTGAGCGACAACGGGGACAGCGGTGCGAAGCCCGAGCGAACGTCGAGATTGGCCGAGTTGACCGAGTTGACCGAGTCGGCGAAGCCGGCGGACTCGACCCGGCCGGCGGAGTCGGCCAGCGGGGCGCCATCCGAACCGCCGACCCGCGCACCCGCCGACCCCGACGCGCCCGAATCACGCCGAACGACCCAACCGCCCAAAGTGCCCAAAGTGCTCGAAGTGATCGAAGTGCTCGATGCGCCGGAAACGCAGGTGCCGTCGCGGACACCCCGAACACCGCACACACCCCCAATAGCGCGAATACCTGGAGCACCCGGAGTACCGGAGCGACCAGAGCCATCGGAGACACCAGAGCCATCGGAGCCCCCGGATTCGCGCACGGCGGGCATACCGGCAGCGGCGGGCGCGCCCGCGGACGGTGGACCGGAATCGGCCCGCCGGGAGTTTGCGCGGTTGCTCGGGGAATTCCGGCGTACCGCCGTGCTGGTGCCGTTCGACGAGCACGACAGCCTGTGGACCGCCGACCGGAACGGCGTCCGCTGGATCTGCGCGTTCTCCCACGAGCAGGCCCTGGCCCGCTTCGCCGCCGCGCGGGGCGAGACCCGCCGGGAGTGGAGGTACCGGAGGGTCCTCGGCGCCCGTCTGCTGGACGTGATGGTGCCCGCGCTGCCCGGACCGGGCGGAGTGGCCCTGGACGCGGGCAGCGCCGACGGCATGTTGTTCCCGCCGGTCAGGGGCATCGTGCCCGACACGGCGGCAGTGGATCTCGGGGAGACGAGGGGGACGGAATGAGCGCGGAGAGTCCTGATCTCAAGGCGCCGCCCGCGGCGCTCGCCGCCATCGCGCAGGGCATCGACCTCGCCCATGCCGAGCTCAAGGACCTCGGCATGATCGGCGAGGCGACCACGGGGCGCGGCTTCTCGGACCTCTCCCTGTCGGGGCTGGAACTCGGCCACGGCGGTCTCGCCGACGCGTTCGGCACCTTCTGCGACCGGTGGGAGTGGGGCGTCCGGGCGCTGACGCTGAAGGGCAACGGGTTCGCACAGGCCGTGGGCCTGTCGGCGGGTTCGTTCGCCGAACAGGAGCAGTACGTCAAGGACTCGATCAAGATCGGCGTCAACTCGCTGAACGGCAACCCGCACCTCGGCGAGGACGAGGTCAAGGGCATGAGCTGGAACGAGATCAGCACCCAGTCCGCCACCGACGACCCCGACTGGAGCGCGGAGTCGTTCTCCGAGGCCCACCGGGAGGTCGGGCAGACCTGGCGGAACACGGGCTACGACGTGGCGGACGCGCAGATGGACGCGTTCGAGCGGCAGGGACTCATCGACCCGGAGGCGCGTGAGGCGGCGGACGCCCGCCTGCGCGAGACGCTGGACCCGTCGCAGGAGACGATCACGCAGGCCGAGGAGCCGCGTTGGGGGGAGCGCGGCTGATGGCGGACCTGGGCGATCTGGGCAAGGCCCTCGACCGGGGCATCGACCTCGTCGACAACGGCATCGACAAGGCCAAGGAGAAGGTCGGCGAGGGAATCGACTGGACGACCGACCGGATCGGCGACGGCCTGGAGAAGGTCGGTGCGGACGGCTGGGCGGACAGCGTCGAGGACTGGGGCGACGAGACCGCCTCGTCGCTCGGCGCCGAGGTGGGCGAGCAGCAGCTCGGGCAGACCGAGCAGGCCGAGGAGCTCATCCACGGCAACCCGGAGGCGATCGCGTCGACGGTGAAGAACCTCCGCGACTTCCAGCGGGCGTTCGATCTCGTCGGCGACGGGATGAAGAGGCTCGACTCCGCCCACTGGAAGGGCGAGGCGGCGGACACCTTCCGCGCGAAGTTCCAGACGCTGCCGACCGACTGGCTGCACGCCGCCGACGCCTTCGAGGCCGCCGCCAAGGCCCTGGAGACCTACGCGAAGGCGGTCACCGGCGCCCAGGGCAGGGCGCGGGAGGCCATCGCCCTGCACAAGGAGGGCGAAGCGGAGTCCAGGGCGGCGGTCGACGCGTACAACAAGAGGGTCGACGCCTACAACGCCGCCCGGAACAGCGACAGCCCGCCGCCGAGGCCCGGCCCGTTCACCGACCCGGGCAGGGCCAAGCGGGAGCGGGCGCGGGAGGTCCTGAACGAGGCCCGCCGGCACCGGAACGAGGCCGCGGACACCGCGAAGACGGCGGTCACGGCGGCCATGGCCCATGCCCCGAAGGAGCCCACGGGCCTCGGGAAGGCCAGGCTGGAGCTGACGGACTACGTCCTCGGCCAGAGCGTGGAGGTGACCCACCTGGCCGGAGGTGCCGTCAAGGGGACGGCGGGCCTGATCAACTTCGTCCGTTCGGTCAACCCGATCGACGCGTACAACCTGACCCACCCGGCCGAGTACTACAAGGGTCTCAACATGACCCTGGCCGGGCTCGTCTCCACCGCCGCCAACCCCGACCGCGCGCTGAAGAACGCCTGGGACGCGGCGAAGGGCGATCCGTCCGAGTTCATCGGGCGGCTCATCCCGGAGATCGTCGGCACCAAGGGCGCCGGTCTGGTCCGGGGCGGGCTCAGGGCCGGGGCGAAGGCCGCCCCCGACACCCCGTCCAAGGCCCGCGACGGGCAGCGCGGGGATCCCGACGGCAAGGGCAAGCAGTGCGGCGAGACCCGGTGCGACGGCGACCCGGTCGACGTCGCGAACGGCCGGGTGCTGCTGCCGCAGACGGACATCGCCCTCCCGGGCTCGCTGCCGCTGATGTTCCGGCGCACCTTCGACTCGTCGTACCGGGCGGGCCGCTGGTTCGGGCCGACCTGGTCCAGCACCGTCGACCAGCGACTGGAGATCGACTCCGAGGGCGTGGTCCTCGCCTGCGACGAAGGCAGTCTGCTCGCCTATCCGCATCCCGCCCCGGGCGTCCCGGTGCTGCCCACGCACGGCAGGCGCTGGCCGCTGGACCGTACCGGCGACGGCTACACGGTCACCGACCCCGGCACCGGCCGGGTGTGGCACTTCACCCACCACACCGACGAACTGGCGCTACTGGCCCGGATCGACGACCGCAACGGCCGCTGGATCGCCTTCGACCACGACGAGTCCGGCGCCCCGACGTCGATCGTCCACCACGGCGGCTACCACCTGAAGATCACCACCACGGACGGCAGGGTGACCGCCCTGCACCTCGCGGGCGCCGCCCCGGACGGCTCGGACCAGGAGATCCTGCGGTACGGCTACACGGACGGGCATCTGACGGAGGTCGTCAACTCCACCGGCCGGCCGGTGCGGTTCGGCTACGACGGCCTCGGCCGCATGACGTCGTGGACCGACACCAACGGTGGCCACTACGACTACGTCTACGACGACCTCGACCGGTGCGTGTACCAGTCCGGCACCAACGGCCATGTCGAGTCCCGCTTCACCTGGGACGGCACCGACCCGGACAGCGGCCTGCGCACCACCTCGATGACCGACGGCCTCGGCCACACCAAGCGCTACCTGATCAACGAGCGG
The Streptomyces tirandamycinicus DNA segment above includes these coding regions:
- a CDS encoding bifunctional FO biosynthesis protein CofGH, with the translated sequence MTDHQGGDRAGDQAGRPAANAMRRALRRARDGVALDAGEAAVLLQARGADLEDLCASAARVRDAGLEAAGRPGVITYSKSVFIPLTRLCRDKCHYCTFATVPGKLRRAGLGPFMSPDEVLDIARRGAELGCKEALITLGDKPEDRWPEAREWLEAEGYDDTIAYVRAMAIRVLEETGLLPHLNPGVLTWTDFQRLKPVAPSMGMMLETTATRLWSEPGGPHHGSPDKEPAVRLRVLEDAGRSSVPFTSGLLIGIGETYEERADSLFALRRVSRAYHGIQELIIQNFRAKPDTAMRGMPDAELDDLVATIAVARHVMGPSGCLQAPPNLVDEEYGRLIAAGIDDWGGVSPLTPDHVNPERPWPQIDVLAERSAAAGFRLRERLAVYPEFVRRGEPWLDPRLLPHVRALADPGTGLADEEATPAGLPWQEPDEGFTASGRTDLHRTIDTDGRSSDRREDFDEVYGDWGALREAAAPGMVPSRIDTDVRQALATAADDPVRLTDGEALALLHADGPALDALCSIADDLRRDVVGDDVTYIVTRNINFTNVCYTGCRFCAFAQRRTDADAYTLSLDQVADRAQQAWDVGAVEVCMQGGIHPDLPGTAYFDIARAVKQRVPGMHVHAFSPMEIVNGATRTGLSIREWLTAAKEAGLDSIPGTAAEILDDEVRWVLTKGKLPTATWIEVVTTAHELGIRSSSTMMYGHVDQPRHWLGHFRTLSRIQRETGGFTEFVTLPFIHTNAPVYLAGIARPGPTARDNRAVTAMARLLLHPHIPNIQTSWVKLGTDGAAQMLRSGANDLGGTLMEETISRMAGSSYGSYRSIRDLTAIAEAAGRPSRPRTTLYGEVPAERRRTAADSDGHLPELLPVLPQG
- a CDS encoding SseB family protein; the protein is MPAAAGAPADGGPESARREFARLLGEFRRTAVLVPFDEHDSLWTADRNGVRWICAFSHEQALARFAAARGETRREWRYRRVLGARLLDVMVPALPGPGGVALDAGSADGMLFPPVRGIVPDTAAVDLGETRGTE